A section of the Rhizobium sp. Pop5 genome encodes:
- the rarD gene encoding EamA family transporter RarD has translation MSTDVSAPLIKNEDSPRGFAFALTAYLLWGFLPIYMKAVAHISPAEVIAHRIIWSLPVAGIVLIVLGRTQDIRTALRSPRMLAMATLTAALITVNWGTYVWAIGAGHSLDAALGYFINPLFSIFLGSVLLKEKLQPLQIAAIALAALAVIVLAFDSGGIPWVALTLAISWGFYALFRKTLPLGPNQGFFLEVLLLSGPALLYILYLEFGSGQGHLYRTGLADTVLLLGCGIITAVPLMIYANGAKLLKLSTIGIMQYIAPTMIFLIAVFAFHEPLGTARMVAFPLIWAGLFLYSWSMLRGSRGR, from the coding sequence ATGTCGACCGATGTATCCGCTCCGCTGATCAAGAACGAAGATAGTCCGCGCGGCTTCGCCTTTGCGCTGACGGCTTACCTGCTCTGGGGCTTCCTGCCGATTTATATGAAGGCGGTGGCGCATATTTCGCCCGCCGAGGTGATCGCACATCGCATCATCTGGTCGCTGCCGGTGGCCGGCATCGTGCTGATCGTGCTCGGGCGCACCCAGGATATCCGCACGGCACTCCGCTCGCCGCGCATGCTGGCGATGGCGACGCTGACGGCGGCGCTGATCACCGTCAACTGGGGCACTTACGTCTGGGCGATCGGCGCCGGCCATTCGCTCGATGCCGCACTCGGCTATTTCATCAATCCGCTGTTCAGCATCTTTCTCGGATCGGTGCTCCTCAAGGAGAAGCTGCAGCCGCTGCAGATCGCGGCGATCGCGCTTGCGGCGCTCGCGGTCATCGTTCTCGCATTCGATAGCGGCGGCATTCCCTGGGTGGCGCTGACGCTGGCGATCTCCTGGGGTTTTTATGCCCTTTTCCGCAAGACGCTGCCGCTCGGCCCGAACCAGGGGTTCTTCCTCGAGGTGCTGCTCCTCAGCGGGCCTGCCCTCCTCTACATCCTCTATCTCGAATTCGGCAGCGGCCAGGGCCATCTCTACCGTACCGGCCTTGCGGACACGGTCCTGCTGCTCGGCTGCGGCATCATCACCGCCGTACCGCTGATGATCTATGCAAACGGCGCCAAGCTCTTGAAGCTCTCGACGATCGGGATCATGCAGTATATCGCCCCGACGATGATCTTCCTGATCGCCGTCTTCGCTTTCCACGAGCCGCTCGGCACGGCTCGCATGGTCGCCTTCCCGCTGATCTGGGCGGGGCTGTTCCTCTATAGCTGGTCGATGCTGAGGGGAAGCCGCGGACGCTAA
- a CDS encoding TIGR00730 family Rossman fold protein: MTEQSVSIRSICVYCGSRPGRDPSHMAAGRALGREIAEYGLRLVYGGGTKGIMGAVASGTLSGGGQVTGIIPEFLIDMEATRHSLGQLNELIVTPDMHARKHTMFERSDAFVALPGGIGTLEEIVEIMTWAQLGRHEKPMVFANINGFWDPMMELMRHMTEEGFLHTAHRVQPLIVDEVSGIIPAIMAQAAQLAADRDGENEVISKM, encoded by the coding sequence ATGACCGAACAATCCGTATCGATTCGATCCATCTGCGTTTACTGCGGCTCCAGGCCGGGACGCGATCCCTCTCACATGGCGGCCGGGCGTGCTCTCGGAAGAGAGATCGCCGAATACGGCCTGCGCCTTGTCTATGGCGGGGGCACCAAAGGCATTATGGGCGCGGTTGCAAGCGGGACGCTTTCAGGCGGCGGTCAGGTCACGGGCATTATTCCCGAGTTCCTGATCGATATGGAAGCGACTCGCCACTCGCTTGGTCAGCTCAACGAACTTATTGTAACTCCTGACATGCATGCGCGCAAACACACGATGTTCGAGCGCTCCGATGCCTTCGTCGCCCTGCCTGGCGGCATCGGCACGCTGGAGGAGATCGTCGAGATCATGACCTGGGCGCAGCTCGGCCGTCACGAGAAACCGATGGTTTTTGCCAATATCAACGGCTTCTGGGATCCGATGATGGAATTGATGCGCCATATGACCGAGGAAGGCTTCCTGCATACCGCCCACCGGGTGCAGCCGCTTATCGTCGACGAGGTTTCCGGCATCATTCCGGCGATCATGGCCCAGGCCGCCCAACTTGCCGCCGATCGCGACGGCGAGAACGAGGTAATTTCCAAGATGTAG
- a CDS encoding LysM peptidoglycan-binding domain-containing protein: MMKNRAGLLALAVLVIAILLMVFFVMPRIGGDAAKVGDAINQASTDLKNTVNESAKTSRSAVADSAAVAEQVGSLSAAAGTSLSELRTLFADGKGPALDVLTASKTKAIGALKALADFAIPDGLDPATQTVAAKAKDGAAKALAIVQALPENVADALAAIAKAEAALTGAPEPAAATTAAKDAGPKLPAFDVLRVEPDGSTVIAGSAEPNGKLEVLDGEKVVTTADVGASGDFAAVLDDPLSAGDHQLVLKFTSKDGKSMLSEEVATISVPKDGNGADLLAMVSKPGAASRIITAPKGGTEVADASNPASPLADKPATGETSAAPAATPAPTGELALQTPGLPDAASGSANPQPAAPGTAESGKTVAPDVMVNAVEIEGNKIFIAGTTRSNAKVLGYADDSLVGQDTAGSDGHFVIDGVAALSVGDHKIRVDVVDAAGKVIVRASVNFNRPAGDQVRVAAQSVPSDASGASSLVPLDEGELGKRKAEAGKAFGLLKGLFADGKQPGDEQLAAARSATEFALRSVADFRPAVDASDVFKQASGSASQTAANALKLLQGLPKDAKSVGAALDRLGAIIAELTATPAPAAPAANDAASNEPKTIQQAPLTANNAAVIIRRGDTLWQISRRTYGLGVRYTTIYIANEDKIVDPDRIRPGQIFGLPKDALPNAEELHRKRLSGQHL; the protein is encoded by the coding sequence ATGATGAAGAACCGTGCCGGCTTGCTGGCCCTTGCAGTGCTCGTAATCGCAATCTTACTGATGGTGTTTTTCGTCATGCCGCGCATCGGCGGGGATGCAGCCAAAGTCGGCGACGCCATCAACCAGGCGAGCACGGACCTCAAGAACACGGTTAACGAGTCGGCAAAGACATCGCGCTCCGCTGTGGCCGACTCGGCTGCCGTGGCCGAACAGGTGGGCAGCCTCTCCGCCGCAGCCGGCACTTCCCTCAGCGAACTTAGGACATTGTTTGCCGACGGCAAGGGACCGGCTCTGGATGTGCTCACCGCATCCAAGACCAAGGCGATCGGCGCGCTCAAGGCGCTTGCCGATTTCGCAATCCCCGACGGGCTCGATCCAGCAACCCAGACCGTTGCCGCGAAGGCCAAGGACGGCGCGGCAAAGGCCCTCGCCATCGTTCAAGCCCTGCCTGAGAACGTCGCCGATGCGCTTGCCGCGATCGCCAAGGCCGAAGCCGCGCTGACCGGCGCGCCCGAGCCTGCCGCAGCGACCACGGCGGCGAAGGATGCCGGCCCGAAGCTTCCAGCCTTCGACGTGCTGCGCGTCGAGCCCGATGGCTCGACCGTGATTGCCGGCTCGGCCGAACCTAACGGCAAGCTCGAAGTGCTCGATGGCGAAAAAGTAGTGACCACGGCCGATGTCGGTGCGAGCGGTGATTTCGCCGCTGTGCTCGACGATCCGCTTTCGGCGGGCGACCACCAGCTGGTACTCAAATTCACCAGCAAGGACGGCAAGAGCATGCTTTCCGAAGAGGTCGCGACGATTTCCGTGCCGAAGGACGGCAATGGCGCCGATCTGCTCGCCATGGTCTCCAAACCCGGCGCAGCGAGCCGCATCATCACCGCCCCCAAGGGCGGAACCGAAGTCGCCGACGCCTCCAATCCGGCGTCGCCGCTTGCGGACAAGCCGGCGACAGGCGAAACCTCGGCTGCGCCAGCCGCCACTCCGGCCCCGACCGGCGAGCTGGCGCTCCAGACGCCGGGCCTGCCGGATGCCGCCTCCGGAAGCGCCAATCCCCAACCCGCCGCCCCCGGCACTGCCGAATCCGGCAAGACGGTTGCGCCCGACGTGATGGTCAATGCCGTAGAGATCGAGGGCAACAAGATCTTCATCGCCGGCACGACACGCTCCAACGCCAAGGTGCTTGGTTATGCCGACGACAGCCTTGTCGGCCAGGACACCGCGGGCTCCGACGGCCATTTCGTCATCGACGGCGTCGCGGCGCTCTCGGTCGGCGACCACAAGATCCGCGTCGACGTCGTCGATGCCGCCGGCAAGGTAATTGTGCGCGCTTCGGTGAACTTCAACCGCCCGGCGGGCGATCAGGTCAGGGTTGCCGCGCAATCCGTTCCCTCCGATGCAAGCGGCGCTTCTTCGCTGGTGCCGCTCGATGAAGGCGAGCTCGGCAAACGCAAGGCCGAGGCTGGCAAGGCCTTCGGCCTGCTGAAGGGGTTGTTTGCCGATGGCAAGCAACCTGGCGACGAACAGCTTGCGGCAGCGCGCTCGGCAACCGAATTCGCACTGCGCTCGGTCGCCGACTTCCGCCCGGCAGTCGATGCCTCCGACGTCTTCAAGCAGGCCTCCGGCTCGGCCTCGCAGACCGCCGCCAATGCCCTGAAACTGCTGCAGGGCCTGCCGAAGGATGCGAAATCCGTCGGCGCCGCACTCGACCGGCTCGGCGCGATCATCGCCGAACTTACCGCGACGCCCGCTCCCGCAGCGCCGGCGGCAAACGACGCGGCCAGCAACGAGCCGAAGACGATCCAGCAGGCGCCGCTGACAGCAAACAATGCGGCGGTCATCATCCGCCGCGGCGATACACTCTGGCAGATCTCGCGCCGCACCTATGGCCTTGGCGTCCGCTACACGACGATCTACATCGCCAATGAGGACAAGATCGTCGATCCCGATCGCATCCGGCCGGGCCAAATCTTCGGGCTGCCGAAAGATGCATTGCCGAACGCCGAAGAGCTGCACCGCAAACGTCTTTCCGGCCAGCACCTTTAA
- a CDS encoding phosphatidylserine decarboxylase, with amino-acid sequence MSLLNTVRNTIVPVHKEGYPFVAAFFVASLVLGWIFKPLFWIGMIFTLWCAYFFRDPERVTPQDDDLVISPADGKVSAIQMVTPPAELNLGSEPMLRISVFMNVFNCHVNRAPMRGRIVSINYRSGSFVNAELDKASEDNERNGLVIETRHGQIGVVQIAGLVARRILCWANANEPLDAGERFGLIRFGSRLDVFLPAGAAPRVSLGQTAVAGETVIAEFASAKGPVISRRS; translated from the coding sequence ATGAGCCTGCTCAACACGGTTCGCAACACGATCGTCCCCGTGCACAAGGAGGGCTATCCCTTCGTCGCCGCCTTCTTCGTCGCATCGTTGGTTTTGGGGTGGATCTTCAAGCCGCTCTTCTGGATCGGCATGATCTTCACGCTCTGGTGCGCCTATTTCTTCCGCGATCCGGAGCGTGTGACCCCGCAGGACGACGACCTGGTGATCTCGCCTGCCGACGGCAAGGTCTCGGCGATTCAGATGGTCACCCCGCCGGCCGAGCTCAACCTCGGTTCCGAGCCGATGCTGCGCATCTCGGTTTTCATGAACGTCTTCAATTGCCATGTGAACCGGGCGCCGATGCGCGGACGCATCGTCAGCATCAATTACCGCTCCGGCAGCTTCGTCAATGCCGAGCTCGACAAGGCAAGCGAAGACAACGAACGCAACGGGCTGGTGATCGAAACCCGCCACGGCCAGATCGGCGTCGTCCAGATCGCCGGCCTCGTGGCGCGGCGCATCCTCTGCTGGGCCAATGCCAACGAACCGTTGGATGCCGGCGAGCGCTTCGGGCTGATCCGGTTCGGTTCGCGGCTTGACGTGTTCCTGCCCGCCGGTGCTGCGCCGCGCGTCTCGCTCGGCCAGACGGCGGTTGCCGGCGAAACGGTCATTGCTGAATTCGCTTCGGCCAAGGGGCCCGTCATCAGCCGCCGCAGCTAA
- the pip gene encoding prolyl aminopeptidase — MTEVLRTLYPEIEPYASGHLDVGDGHEIYWERSGTPGAKAAVFLHGGPGGGISPAHRRLFDPALYDVMLFDQRGCGRSTPHAELNANTTWHLVADIERLREMAGVDRWQVFGGSWGSTLALAYAETHPEHVSELILRGIYTLTKAELDWYYQFGVSEMFPDKWERFIAPIPPKERHEMMHAYHRRLTHEDRNVRLEAAQAWSIWEGETITLLPEPSTSGKFEEPEFAYAFARIENHFFVNAGWMDEGQLIRDAGRLKDIPGVIVHGRYDMPCPAKYAWLLHKAWPKAEFHLIEGAGHAYSEPGILDQLIRATDKFAGKQD, encoded by the coding sequence ATGACCGAAGTGCTGCGCACGCTCTATCCTGAAATCGAACCATACGCTTCCGGCCATCTCGATGTCGGCGACGGACACGAGATCTATTGGGAGCGCTCGGGAACCCCGGGCGCCAAGGCGGCCGTCTTCCTGCATGGCGGCCCCGGCGGCGGGATTTCGCCCGCCCATCGCCGGCTTTTCGATCCCGCGCTCTACGACGTCATGCTGTTCGACCAGCGCGGCTGCGGCAGGTCGACGCCGCATGCGGAACTCAACGCCAACACGACGTGGCACCTCGTCGCCGATATCGAGCGCCTGCGCGAAATGGCCGGCGTCGACAGATGGCAGGTCTTCGGCGGCTCCTGGGGCTCGACGCTGGCGCTCGCCTATGCCGAGACGCATCCGGAGCACGTATCCGAACTCATCCTGCGCGGCATCTATACGCTAACCAAGGCCGAGCTCGACTGGTACTATCAGTTCGGCGTGTCGGAAATGTTCCCGGACAAGTGGGAGCGCTTCATCGCGCCCATTCCTCCGAAAGAGCGCCACGAAATGATGCATGCCTATCATCGCCGCCTGACGCATGAGGACAGGAACGTGCGCCTCGAAGCGGCGCAGGCCTGGAGCATCTGGGAAGGCGAGACGATCACGCTGCTGCCGGAGCCTTCGACGAGCGGCAAGTTCGAGGAGCCGGAATTCGCTTATGCTTTTGCACGCATCGAGAACCACTTCTTCGTCAATGCCGGCTGGATGGACGAAGGGCAGCTGATCCGCGATGCCGGCAGGCTCAAGGATATCCCCGGCGTCATCGTGCATGGCCGCTACGACATGCCCTGCCCCGCCAAATATGCCTGGCTGCTGCACAAGGCCTGGCCGAAGGCAGAGTTCCACCTGATCGAGGGCGCCGGCCATGCCTATTCGGAGCCGGGCATTCTCGATCAACTGATCCGGGCGACGGACAAGTTCGCCGGGAAGCAAGACTAG
- the pssA gene encoding CDP-diacylglycerol--serine O-phosphatidyltransferase has product METPFPPFEPNGPDDSARGPRLREIPLRLVVPNLITILAICAGLTGIRLAFENRYELAVAMVLLAAFLDGIDGRVARLMKATSKFGAQMDSLADIVNFGVAPALVVYVFALDQARSLGWIAALIYAIAAGLRLARFNVMAERENKASWQSEYFVGVPAPAGAMLVLLPVYLGFLGLATDRTFAFISSIYTVAIAFLLISRLPVWSGKSEGNRLRRDLVLPMMLGVVLYVALLMSYTWEVMVFTVAAYLVSLPFGARRWRRKYGTLTIEEPGVGDDDIGRHI; this is encoded by the coding sequence ATGGAAACGCCCTTTCCGCCCTTCGAGCCCAACGGACCGGATGATTCTGCCCGAGGTCCGCGTCTGCGCGAAATTCCGCTCCGGCTCGTCGTTCCGAACCTCATCACCATTCTGGCGATTTGCGCCGGGCTGACCGGCATCCGGCTCGCTTTCGAAAACCGCTACGAGCTCGCCGTCGCCATGGTGCTGCTTGCTGCCTTCCTTGACGGCATCGACGGGCGCGTGGCGCGGCTGATGAAGGCGACTTCGAAGTTCGGCGCGCAGATGGACTCGCTTGCCGACATCGTCAATTTCGGCGTGGCGCCCGCCCTCGTCGTCTATGTCTTCGCGCTTGACCAAGCGCGCTCCCTCGGCTGGATCGCCGCGTTGATCTATGCGATCGCCGCCGGGCTTCGCCTTGCTCGCTTCAATGTCATGGCCGAACGCGAGAACAAGGCGAGCTGGCAATCGGAATATTTCGTCGGCGTGCCGGCGCCGGCCGGCGCCATGCTGGTGCTGTTGCCGGTCTATCTCGGCTTCCTTGGGCTTGCGACCGACCGCACCTTCGCCTTCATTTCATCGATCTACACGGTCGCCATCGCCTTCCTGCTGATCAGCCGGCTGCCGGTCTGGTCGGGCAAATCGGAAGGCAATCGGTTGCGACGCGATCTCGTCCTGCCGATGATGCTTGGCGTCGTGCTCTACGTGGCTCTCTTGATGAGCTACACTTGGGAGGTGATGGTCTTTACCGTCGCCGCCTATCTCGTATCGCTTCCCTTTGGCGCGCGCAGATGGCGTCGGAAATACGGGACCCTGACGATCGAGGAACCCGGCGTCGGCGACGACGATATCGGCCGGCATATCTGA
- a CDS encoding GFA family protein, with amino-acid sequence MTDKIRTGGCQCGAVRFRISGPLGRPSICHCRMCQKQFGGFFSALVTAPEEGMEWTRGEPNYFQSSVNIERGFCSNCGTPMTYRHPGGLELAIGTFDDRSDLAPRIQVNYDARLPWIETIFDAPVHKDPDFYARQEAIISFQHPDHDTAVWPAKGVKI; translated from the coding sequence ATGACGGATAAGATCAGAACAGGCGGATGCCAGTGCGGCGCCGTGCGCTTCCGCATATCAGGCCCGCTGGGGCGGCCGTCGATCTGCCATTGCCGCATGTGCCAGAAGCAGTTCGGCGGCTTTTTCTCCGCGCTCGTCACCGCACCTGAAGAAGGGATGGAATGGACGCGCGGCGAGCCGAACTATTTCCAGTCCTCGGTCAATATCGAGCGCGGTTTCTGCAGCAATTGCGGCACGCCGATGACCTACCGGCATCCTGGCGGCCTGGAGCTTGCGATCGGCACCTTTGACGACCGCAGCGATCTCGCACCACGGATCCAGGTCAATTACGATGCCCGCCTGCCTTGGATCGAGACGATCTTCGACGCGCCGGTTCACAAGGACCCGGATTTCTACGCTCGGCAGGAAGCGATCATCTCCTTCCAGCATCCCGACCACGATACCGCCGTCTGGCCCGCAAAAGGCGTGAAGATATGA
- a CDS encoding ABC transporter ATP-binding protein/permease: MANGKTVSESHLLRTLFNLWPYMWPAGRTDLKMRVVWASVYLLISKFVLLLVPYFFKWSTDALNGRMDLAGTVPPILAGAIALVIAYNVTRLIQLGLNQLRDALFASVGQHAVRQLAYKTFVHMHELSLRFHLERKTGGLSRIIERGTKGIETIVRFTILNTVPTLIEFLLTAVIFWWGYGFSYLAVTAFTVWAYIWFTIRASDWRIAIRKSMNDSDTDANTKAIDSLLNFETVKYFGNEEMEAKRFDKSMARYEKAATDVWTSLGWLNFGQGVIFGIGTTIMLVLSALAVQRGEQTVGDFVFVNSMLLQLSVPLNFIGFVYREIRQGLTDIEQMFDLLEVRAEVKDAPDAAELRIGQGAISFKDVHFSYDPARPILKGISFEVPAGKTVAVVGPSGAGKSTLSRLLYRFYDIQSGAITIDGQDVRTVTQKSLRSVIGMVPQDTVLFNDTVAYNIRYGRTSASDGEVFAAAEVAQIAHFIEMLPEGFETKVGERGLKLSGGEKQRVAIARTILKAPPILILDEATSALDTTTEREIQTALDVVSKNRTTLVIAHRLSTVISADEIIVLKSGEIAERGTHAALLEKNGLYASMWNRQREATQAEEHLKQVRESDDMGVITRLAPAS, from the coding sequence ATGGCAAACGGCAAGACAGTCTCGGAATCCCATCTGCTACGGACGCTTTTCAACCTCTGGCCCTATATGTGGCCGGCCGGCCGCACAGATCTCAAGATGCGTGTCGTCTGGGCTTCGGTCTACCTGCTGATCTCGAAGTTCGTCCTGCTGCTCGTTCCCTATTTCTTCAAATGGTCGACAGATGCGCTGAACGGCAGGATGGATCTTGCCGGAACCGTGCCGCCGATCCTTGCGGGCGCCATCGCGCTTGTTATCGCCTATAACGTCACCCGGTTGATCCAGCTCGGCCTCAACCAGCTGCGCGACGCGCTTTTTGCCAGCGTCGGGCAGCATGCGGTGCGCCAGCTCGCCTACAAGACCTTCGTGCACATGCATGAACTATCGCTACGCTTCCATCTGGAGCGCAAGACAGGCGGTCTCTCGCGCATCATCGAGCGCGGCACCAAGGGTATCGAGACGATCGTGCGCTTCACGATCCTCAACACAGTCCCGACCCTCATCGAATTCCTGCTGACGGCGGTGATCTTCTGGTGGGGCTATGGCTTCTCCTATCTCGCCGTCACAGCCTTCACCGTCTGGGCCTATATCTGGTTCACCATCCGCGCCTCCGACTGGCGCATCGCCATCCGCAAATCGATGAACGACAGCGACACCGACGCCAACACCAAGGCGATCGATTCCCTCCTCAATTTCGAGACGGTCAAATATTTCGGCAATGAGGAGATGGAGGCCAAGCGTTTCGACAAATCGATGGCGCGCTACGAGAAGGCGGCAACCGATGTCTGGACTTCGCTCGGCTGGCTGAACTTCGGCCAGGGCGTCATCTTCGGCATCGGCACGACGATCATGCTGGTGCTGTCGGCCCTAGCGGTGCAGCGCGGCGAGCAGACCGTCGGCGATTTCGTCTTCGTCAATTCGATGCTCCTGCAGCTTTCGGTGCCGCTCAACTTCATCGGCTTCGTCTACCGTGAAATCCGCCAGGGCCTGACCGACATCGAGCAGATGTTCGACCTTTTGGAAGTGAGGGCCGAGGTCAAGGACGCGCCCGATGCCGCCGAACTGCGGATCGGCCAAGGCGCGATCTCCTTCAAGGACGTGCATTTCTCCTATGATCCGGCCCGCCCGATCCTGAAAGGTATCTCCTTCGAGGTGCCTGCCGGCAAGACGGTCGCAGTCGTCGGCCCGTCCGGTGCTGGCAAGTCGACACTGTCGCGCCTGCTCTACCGTTTCTACGATATTCAAAGCGGCGCGATCACCATCGACGGCCAGGATGTCCGCACGGTCACCCAGAAGAGCCTGCGCTCGGTGATCGGCATGGTGCCGCAGGATACCGTCCTCTTCAACGACACGGTCGCCTACAATATCCGCTACGGCCGGACATCGGCCAGCGACGGCGAGGTCTTCGCGGCGGCTGAGGTGGCGCAAATCGCCCATTTCATCGAAATGCTGCCGGAGGGTTTCGAGACCAAGGTCGGCGAGCGCGGGCTGAAGCTTTCGGGCGGTGAGAAGCAGCGCGTGGCGATCGCCCGCACCATCCTCAAGGCGCCGCCGATCCTGATCCTCGACGAGGCGACATCGGCGCTCGACACGACCACGGAACGGGAAATCCAGACGGCGCTCGATGTGGTTTCGAAGAACCGCACGACGCTTGTTATCGCCCACCGGCTGTCGACCGTCATCAGCGCCGACGAGATCATCGTGCTCAAAAGCGGCGAGATCGCCGAACGCGGAACACATGCCGCCCTTCTCGAAAAGAACGGCCTCTATGCGTCGATGTGGAACCGCCAGCGCGAAGCGACGCAGGCGGAGGAACATCTGAAGCAAGTGCGCGAAAGCGACGACATGGGCGTGATTACACGGCTTGCCCCGGCAAGCTGA
- the cimA gene encoding citramalate synthase — MTKEKIYLFDTTLRDGQQTPGIDFSVEDKIAIATMLDEFGLDYVEGGYPGANPTDTAFFSEKRTSRAAFVAFGMTKRAGVSVSNDPGIAGLLQSKSDAICFVAKSWDYHVAVALGCTNDENLECIAESVKAAVGAGKEAIVDCEHFFDGFKANPAYALACAKTAYESGARWVVLCDTNGGAQPPEVRAIVEAVIAAGVPGRCLGIHAHNDTGQAVANSLAAVEAGVRQIQGTLNGIGERCGNANLVTLIPTLALKSTYTSRFETAIDEERLLNLTRLSHAFDELLNRSPDHQMPYVGASAFATKAGIHASALLKDPRTYEHVPPESVGNFRKVMVSDQGGKANFINALKRRGIIVAKDDPKLDLLISIVKEREASGYAYEGADASFELLAHRTLGTIPNFFSIDGFRVMIERRFDSHGRIKIVSEAVVKITIDGQTLMSVAEAEGPVNALDLALRKDFGKYQHEIDDLVLADFKVRILNGGTAAITRVLIESTDGDGVRWWTVGVSDNIIDASFQALMDSVIYKLMKNRQLAGKIAAE; from the coding sequence GTGACCAAGGAAAAAATCTACCTCTTCGACACGACGCTCCGGGACGGGCAGCAGACGCCCGGCATCGACTTTTCCGTCGAGGACAAGATCGCGATCGCCACCATGCTGGACGAGTTCGGCCTCGATTACGTCGAGGGCGGGTATCCCGGCGCCAATCCGACGGATACAGCCTTCTTCAGCGAGAAGCGCACCAGTAGGGCCGCCTTCGTCGCCTTCGGCATGACGAAGCGGGCGGGTGTCTCGGTCTCCAACGATCCCGGCATTGCCGGGCTGCTGCAATCGAAGAGCGATGCCATCTGTTTCGTCGCCAAGAGCTGGGACTATCATGTCGCAGTCGCGCTCGGCTGCACCAACGACGAAAACCTCGAATGCATTGCCGAAAGCGTCAAGGCGGCGGTCGGCGCAGGCAAGGAGGCGATCGTCGATTGCGAGCATTTCTTCGACGGCTTCAAGGCCAATCCCGCCTATGCGCTCGCCTGTGCCAAGACCGCCTATGAGAGCGGCGCGCGCTGGGTCGTGCTTTGCGACACCAATGGCGGCGCACAGCCGCCCGAGGTGCGCGCTATCGTCGAGGCGGTGATTGCCGCCGGCGTTCCCGGCCGCTGTCTGGGCATTCACGCCCACAACGATACCGGCCAGGCGGTCGCCAATTCGCTCGCTGCCGTGGAAGCCGGCGTCAGGCAGATCCAGGGCACGCTGAATGGCATAGGCGAGCGTTGCGGCAACGCCAATCTGGTGACGCTGATCCCGACCCTGGCGCTGAAGAGCACCTATACCTCACGCTTCGAAACGGCGATCGACGAGGAGAGGCTGCTGAACCTCACCAGGCTCTCGCACGCCTTCGACGAGTTGCTCAACCGCTCGCCCGACCACCAGATGCCCTATGTCGGCGCGTCCGCCTTCGCCACCAAGGCCGGTATCCATGCTTCCGCTCTGCTGAAAGATCCGCGCACTTACGAACACGTGCCGCCGGAAAGCGTCGGCAATTTCCGAAAGGTGATGGTCTCGGATCAGGGCGGCAAGGCGAATTTCATCAATGCGCTGAAGCGACGCGGCATCATCGTCGCCAAGGACGATCCGAAACTCGACCTGCTGATCTCGATCGTAAAAGAGCGAGAGGCTTCCGGTTATGCCTATGAGGGTGCGGATGCGAGCTTCGAGCTGTTGGCGCACCGCACCTTGGGCACCATCCCTAACTTCTTTTCGATCGACGGCTTCCGGGTGATGATCGAGCGGCGCTTCGATTCCCATGGCCGCATCAAGATCGTTTCGGAAGCCGTGGTGAAGATCACCATCGACGGCCAGACGCTGATGTCGGTTGCCGAGGCCGAAGGACCGGTCAACGCGCTCGACCTCGCGCTGCGCAAGGATTTCGGTAAATACCAGCATGAGATCGACGATCTGGTGCTCGCCGATTTCAAGGTGCGTATCCTCAACGGCGGCACAGCGGCAATCACCCGCGTGCTGATCGAATCCACCGACGGTGACGGCGTGCGCTGGTGGACGGTTGGCGTCTCGGATAACATCATCGACGCTTCGTTCCAGGCGCTGATGGACTCCGTCATCTATAAGCTGATGAAGAACCGGCAGCTGGCAGGCAAGATCGCGGCGGAATAA
- a CDS encoding GFA family protein, which produces MTGLTGGCQCGAVRYRARGELDYPHICHCRMCQKAAGNYFLPLAAAKREQFELTRDEPKWFNSSDLVRRGFCGDCGTPLFYDIPETDFINITLGSLDDPDAVKPVMQSNTGGKMSWFHALDGLPVEAEPETPDRENAIAASNHQHPDHDTSNWPRRIP; this is translated from the coding sequence ATGACAGGACTGACGGGCGGATGCCAGTGCGGGGCGGTTCGTTATCGCGCCCGCGGCGAACTCGACTATCCCCACATCTGCCATTGCCGCATGTGCCAGAAGGCGGCCGGCAATTATTTCCTGCCGCTCGCTGCGGCCAAGCGCGAGCAGTTCGAGCTGACGCGCGACGAGCCGAAATGGTTCAACTCGTCCGATCTCGTGCGGCGCGGCTTTTGCGGCGATTGCGGCACGCCGCTGTTCTACGATATTCCGGAAACGGATTTCATCAACATCACGCTCGGCTCGCTGGACGATCCCGATGCGGTCAAGCCGGTGATGCAATCCAACACCGGCGGCAAGATGTCCTGGTTCCACGCACTCGACGGGCTGCCGGTGGAAGCCGAGCCTGAAACGCCCGACCGCGAGAACGCGATCGCTGCAAGCAATCATCAGCACCCCGATCACGATACTTCCAACTGGCCACGGAGAATTCCATGA